A region of Fimbriimonadaceae bacterium DNA encodes the following proteins:
- the ftsW_2 gene encoding putative lipid II flippase FtsW, which translates to MDRGSPVGQPKLWQRIDVWLVVSAAILLFFGLTSLYSFDHGRGERNFIDQAVRVIIGFGPFLLFLLVDYRFWRRIAVPMYVLNVGLLALVVVMGSQGGGAQRWLNIGPIEFQPSEMTKLLMTLTLATFFANRLDRIRSVWTFGASFLHVLPSLVLVFAQPHLGATLVLIVTWLAVSWFMGVPGKFIIGAIALAAALLVFSVKTPGILSDYQLKRLEGMVVSDERGKGYQQMRASLAFGVGGVSGSGFLKGEQKAAGNIPEQRTDFIFTIIGEEGGLVGSTLVLAAFLFFFYRIWLVTYQAPDEFGRGIAAGILSVLGFHTVVNLGMNLQLTPVVGLWLPWMSYGGTAIWLCMACLGLLLSIRLRTDASMFS; encoded by the coding sequence ATGGATCGTGGTTCGCCGGTTGGCCAGCCAAAACTGTGGCAGCGCATCGACGTATGGCTGGTCGTGTCCGCTGCCATCCTGCTCTTCTTTGGCCTGACCAGCCTCTACAGCTTCGACCATGGTCGTGGCGAACGGAATTTCATCGACCAAGCCGTAAGGGTCATCATTGGATTCGGGCCGTTCCTTCTGTTTTTGCTTGTCGATTACCGATTCTGGCGCCGGATCGCGGTCCCGATGTATGTCTTGAACGTCGGGCTGCTGGCCCTCGTCGTGGTCATGGGATCGCAGGGTGGTGGAGCTCAACGATGGCTCAACATCGGCCCGATCGAGTTTCAGCCGAGCGAGATGACCAAGCTCCTAATGACGCTCACGCTCGCCACTTTCTTCGCCAATCGCCTTGATCGGATCAGGTCTGTTTGGACCTTTGGCGCCTCTTTCCTCCACGTTTTGCCCAGCCTCGTCCTGGTGTTTGCGCAGCCGCACCTTGGGGCGACGCTCGTTCTGATCGTCACCTGGTTAGCGGTGTCCTGGTTTATGGGCGTACCGGGCAAGTTCATTATCGGTGCGATCGCCCTCGCCGCCGCCCTGCTGGTGTTCAGCGTCAAGACACCCGGCATCCTAAGCGACTACCAGCTAAAGAGGCTTGAGGGCATGGTTGTCAGCGATGAGCGTGGAAAGGGGTATCAGCAAATGAGAGCCTCTCTTGCCTTTGGAGTGGGCGGTGTCTCCGGCTCTGGATTCCTCAAGGGAGAACAGAAAGCCGCCGGCAATATTCCCGAGCAACGAACCGACTTTATTTTCACCATCATCGGCGAAGAAGGCGGGCTTGTGGGCTCAACTCTTGTTCTGGCGGCATTTCTCTTTTTCTTTTATAGAATCTGGTTGGTGACCTACCAAGCGCCCGACGAGTTTGGAAGAGGCATAGCTGCCGGCATCCTCTCCGTTCTTGGATTCCATACGGTAGTGAACCTGGGCATGAATCTGCAGCTCACGCCCGTCGTGGGCCTCTGGCTCCCATGGATGAGCTACGGAGGGACCGCGATCTGGCTATGCATGGCGTGCCTCGGCCTTCTCCTCAGCATTCGTTTGCGTACGGACGCTTCCATGTTTAGCTAG
- the sodB gene encoding Superoxide dismutase [Fe] codes for MTEVLSVKLVDVPQSIPDKVYSTERVGISQKTHDEHLKLWQGYANKTNEIRKALAEMEVDPAKANQIYSMMRALKVDYTFAYEGYINHNIYFDTIGGQGGPATGKVADLIRDAYGSFEAWAADFKATGIAGRGWVYLAYDHAEKRVFNYIGDAQNTFPIWNHTCVLAMDVYEHAYYLDFQTARAKYIDAYLQVIDWDAVNRRGEAVMVP; via the coding sequence ATGACGGAAGTACTTAGTGTGAAGCTGGTCGACGTTCCGCAGTCGATTCCCGACAAGGTTTATTCCACCGAGCGGGTTGGTATCAGCCAAAAAACCCATGACGAACATCTGAAGCTGTGGCAGGGCTACGCCAACAAGACGAACGAGATTCGGAAGGCGCTGGCCGAGATGGAGGTGGATCCCGCCAAAGCCAACCAGATTTACAGCATGATGCGAGCGCTTAAGGTTGATTACACTTTTGCTTACGAAGGCTACATCAATCACAACATCTACTTCGATACGATTGGTGGCCAAGGTGGTCCAGCCACTGGCAAGGTAGCCGATCTGATTCGAGACGCTTACGGCTCCTTCGAAGCTTGGGCCGCCGACTTCAAGGCAACCGGGATTGCGGGCCGTGGGTGGGTGTACCTTGCCTATGACCACGCGGAGAAGCGCGTTTTCAACTATATCGGGGATGCGCAGAACACGTTCCCAATTTGGAATCACACCTGCGTCCTGGCCATGGACGTGTACGAGCACGCGTACTATTTGGACTTCCAGACCGCCCGCGCCAAGTATATCGACGCGTATTTGCAGGTGATCGATTGGGATGCAGTTAATCGGCGCGGCGAAGCCGTCATGGTCCCGTGA
- a CDS encoding EtfAB:quinone oxidoreductase, protein MHLPDWQKVLFYVLAFASIGVMFAQIWLRAKVWRQGQPIDWKPNWLANIRTYILEQKKVRSSRPQGGAPMHLLIFYGFLSLLLATTLLAVNTYSPWKFHRGTYYLVYELTFDLLGALFVIGLVWAIVRRTGFRPKALTSEWQDNWALVLLLVVGVTGYVLEGARIANDPKPWDAWSPIGFATAKLMGSLSPSVYLGIWWFHMVWVFAFFALIPQMRLRHIVMAILSAGGKSEQPWGELKLISLEEVETTGQIGVTLAKDYSRWHLMSLDACMECGRCTEVCPAHNVGKVLNPKRVVQDIRSAMVSQTPVAEAVSEEALWACTTCNACVEACPVLIRHVDMIVDARRNLVAEGRLSGTAAVVLRQIGSTANAWGAPRSSREDWMKDLDIPLCRDGVDFDWLFWVGCAGATDPGAVKTTKAVAELLKKAGVKFACLGQEEACTGDPARRIGDEFLFQERAMENVSVFQKYGVKRVVTPCPHCFNTLKNEYGQFEGKMEVVHHTQMLAQLIGEGKLKAAAPGQDSVTYHDPCYLARVNNESDAPRALVGSKTHLNDEVFLGQPSGNGVLAEPERIGRKTLCCGAGGGRMWMEEEPSQRPANRRAEELLATRAKTVAVGCPFCRIMLDTGIKQATDDEIRLVDLAELVREANQG, encoded by the coding sequence ATGCATCTGCCGGACTGGCAGAAGGTCCTGTTCTACGTTCTCGCCTTCGCCAGCATCGGCGTTATGTTCGCACAGATCTGGCTCCGCGCAAAGGTGTGGCGGCAGGGTCAGCCGATCGATTGGAAACCGAACTGGCTCGCCAACATTCGCACCTACATCCTGGAACAGAAGAAGGTGAGAAGCAGCCGGCCCCAGGGCGGCGCGCCGATGCACCTGCTCATCTTCTATGGCTTCCTGAGCCTGCTTCTCGCGACCACGCTGCTCGCGGTGAACACGTATTCGCCTTGGAAGTTCCATCGGGGGACGTACTACCTGGTGTACGAGCTAACCTTCGACCTGCTCGGCGCCCTGTTTGTCATCGGGCTGGTCTGGGCGATCGTGCGAAGAACTGGGTTCCGGCCAAAGGCTCTGACGAGCGAATGGCAGGACAACTGGGCCCTCGTCCTGCTGCTCGTGGTCGGCGTGACCGGCTACGTGCTGGAAGGCGCTCGCATCGCCAACGACCCCAAGCCATGGGACGCGTGGTCGCCGATCGGCTTCGCAACGGCGAAGCTGATGGGTTCCCTTTCCCCTTCCGTCTATCTGGGAATCTGGTGGTTCCACATGGTGTGGGTCTTCGCCTTCTTTGCCCTGATCCCACAAATGCGGCTGCGCCACATCGTGATGGCAATCCTAAGCGCCGGAGGCAAGAGCGAGCAGCCCTGGGGCGAGCTGAAGCTAATTTCGCTCGAGGAGGTCGAAACGACCGGGCAGATCGGCGTCACCCTCGCCAAAGACTATTCCCGCTGGCATTTGATGTCGCTCGACGCCTGCATGGAATGCGGGCGCTGCACCGAAGTCTGCCCCGCCCATAACGTCGGCAAGGTGCTCAATCCGAAACGGGTGGTTCAGGACATCCGCAGTGCGATGGTGAGCCAAACCCCGGTTGCGGAAGCCGTCAGCGAGGAAGCGCTCTGGGCATGCACGACGTGCAACGCCTGTGTGGAGGCTTGCCCGGTTCTCATTCGGCACGTCGACATGATCGTCGATGCCCGCCGCAACCTCGTGGCGGAAGGCAGGCTTTCTGGCACTGCCGCCGTCGTGCTCCGGCAGATTGGGAGCACCGCCAACGCGTGGGGCGCCCCCCGGTCCTCGCGCGAAGACTGGATGAAGGACCTCGATATTCCACTCTGCCGCGACGGCGTCGACTTCGATTGGCTCTTCTGGGTGGGGTGCGCCGGCGCAACCGACCCCGGCGCCGTCAAAACGACCAAAGCCGTCGCCGAGCTTCTCAAGAAGGCGGGGGTGAAGTTCGCCTGTCTGGGCCAGGAAGAAGCTTGCACCGGCGATCCGGCCCGCAGAATCGGCGACGAGTTCCTCTTCCAGGAGCGCGCCATGGAGAATGTCTCGGTCTTCCAAAAGTACGGCGTCAAGCGCGTGGTCACTCCGTGCCCGCACTGCTTTAACACCCTAAAGAACGAATACGGCCAGTTCGAAGGCAAGATGGAAGTCGTCCATCACACGCAGATGCTCGCCCAGTTAATCGGCGAGGGAAAGCTGAAGGCAGCCGCTCCCGGACAGGATTCCGTGACCTATCACGATCCCTGCTACCTCGCCCGCGTGAACAATGAAAGCGACGCCCCGCGTGCGCTGGTGGGGTCGAAGACGCACCTTAACGACGAGGTCTTCCTCGGTCAGCCCAGCGGTAACGGGGTACTGGCCGAGCCCGAACGGATCGGTCGCAAGACGCTCTGCTGCGGCGCGGGCGGCGGACGGATGTGGATGGAGGAGGAGCCGAGCCAGCGTCCCGCCAACCGCCGCGCGGAAGAGCTACTTGCCACCAGAGCGAAGACAGTGGCCGTCGGTTGCCCCTTCTGCCGCATCATGCTCGACACCGGCATCAAGCAGGCGACGGACGACGAGATACGGCTCGTGGACCTAGCCGAACTCGTTCGAGAAGCCAACCAGGGCTGA
- the sucD gene encoding Succinate--CoA ligase [ADP-forming] subunit alpha: MAVLVDRNTRVLVTGITGREGSFHTGQMIEYGTTVVAGVTPGKGGQVEHGVPVFDTVAEAVAQTQPTAALVFVPAPFAADSVLECEAAGIPFVVLITEGVPIADMLKVVNKLRATGTTRLLGGNCAGIITPNECKMGIMPGHIFAPGPIGMVSRSGTLTYEIVWELTRAGLGQTTCVGIGGDPLPGTRFYETLEMFEADPKTEAVVMVGEIGGTDEEAAAEFIKTMRKPVVGFISGRTAPPGKRMGHAGAIVSGGKGTAQSKVDALQAAGAKVADETSQVPILIKDALAAGVR, from the coding sequence ATGGCAGTCCTCGTCGACCGAAACACCCGCGTACTCGTGACCGGCATTACTGGTAGGGAAGGGAGTTTTCACACCGGCCAAATGATCGAATACGGCACCACCGTGGTGGCGGGCGTAACCCCCGGCAAGGGCGGCCAGGTGGAGCATGGAGTTCCGGTTTTCGACACGGTGGCTGAGGCCGTCGCCCAGACGCAGCCAACGGCTGCTCTAGTCTTCGTTCCCGCGCCATTTGCGGCAGACTCCGTGCTCGAATGTGAAGCCGCCGGCATCCCGTTCGTGGTCCTGATCACCGAGGGCGTCCCCATCGCCGACATGCTCAAGGTCGTAAACAAACTTCGGGCCACCGGTACCACGCGGCTATTGGGGGGCAACTGTGCGGGGATCATCACGCCCAACGAATGCAAGATGGGCATCATGCCGGGCCACATCTTCGCCCCTGGACCGATTGGCATGGTAAGCCGAAGCGGAACGCTCACGTACGAAATCGTGTGGGAGCTTACGCGTGCGGGTCTGGGTCAGACGACCTGCGTCGGAATTGGCGGCGATCCCTTGCCTGGAACGCGATTTTACGAGACCCTTGAGATGTTCGAGGCCGACCCCAAGACCGAGGCGGTCGTGATGGTCGGCGAGATCGGCGGTACGGATGAGGAAGCAGCTGCCGAATTCATCAAAACGATGCGCAAGCCCGTTGTCGGATTTATCAGCGGCCGGACGGCTCCTCCGGGCAAGAGGATGGGTCATGCCGGCGCGATTGTCAGCGGAGGAAAGGGAACCGCCCAGAGCAAAGTCGACGCGCTACAGGCGGCCGGGGCGAAGGTCGCCGATGAAACGAGCCAGGTGCCCATTCTGATAAAAGACGCCCTCGCCGCAGGGGTGCGCTAA
- the araQ gene encoding L-arabinose transport system permease protein AraQ, with amino-acid sequence MKVARAAGTYVLLLFLAAFLMAPFAWMVLVSLHESKASIPKVGELVPKVVHWENYPTVLFMPDIPVLRFALNSVIVTTVSVAGQLVVCSLAAFGFARLRFKGRDVLFNLFLGSMMFAGPVTQIPVYLMVRSFGWLDTYAALIVPALSSSFNVFLLRQAFMQIPRELDEAARIDGASDLSIYRRVALPMSKAALATAGAFSFFAIWTDFFWPLLATNRMEMRTLEVGLSVFQNSYGATNWPLQMTAAVIVMAPLLVLFLFLQRYFVRGVSVGSIK; translated from the coding sequence ATGAAGGTTGCTAGGGCGGCCGGCACGTACGTACTCCTCCTCTTCTTAGCCGCGTTTCTGATGGCGCCGTTCGCGTGGATGGTGCTGGTCTCGCTCCACGAAAGCAAGGCGTCGATCCCCAAGGTGGGAGAACTGGTGCCGAAGGTCGTCCACTGGGAGAACTATCCGACCGTCCTTTTCATGCCGGATATTCCGGTGCTGCGCTTCGCGCTCAACTCCGTTATCGTGACAACGGTCAGTGTTGCCGGCCAGCTCGTCGTTTGTTCGCTTGCTGCCTTCGGATTCGCGCGGCTAAGGTTCAAGGGCCGCGACGTCCTGTTCAACTTGTTTCTCGGCTCGATGATGTTTGCGGGACCTGTCACCCAGATTCCCGTCTATCTGATGGTCCGTTCCTTTGGATGGCTCGACACCTACGCGGCCCTCATCGTTCCGGCTCTCAGCAGCTCGTTCAACGTCTTCCTGCTCAGGCAGGCGTTCATGCAGATCCCGCGAGAGCTCGATGAGGCGGCCAGGATCGACGGAGCCTCCGATCTCAGCATCTACCGCCGGGTGGCACTGCCCATGAGCAAGGCGGCACTCGCCACTGCCGGCGCCTTCTCCTTTTTCGCGATCTGGACCGACTTCTTCTGGCCGTTGCTCGCCACCAACCGCATGGAGATGCGGACGCTGGAAGTAGGCCTCAGCGTGTTTCAGAACAGCTATGGAGCGACGAATTGGCCGCTGCAGATGACGGCCGCGGTTATCGTCATGGCTCCGCTGCTGGTGCTGTTCCTCTTCCTTCAGCGCTATTTCGTCCGCGGCGTGTCGGTAGGGAGCATAAAGTAA